ATACTTATGCTACATCAAAGAGGTCCACTGTCTTAATTGGAGtttcagtatatacaattatagtCCAGCATACTACACAAGCTCAATAAGTCAAGTATTTTACCCTGTTTGAGAAAAGCTATTATAGTCATGTCCCAATAGAAATCATTGAACACTGTGTGCAGGCACTGAGGATCTGCTGGGGCGCTGTGGAGCAAGTAAGAGGTTACTACGTCGACTGGAAGATGCTGAGAGATGTCAAGAGGAGAAAGATGGCCTTCGATTATGCTGATGAGAGGCTACGCGTCAACTCTCTGAGGAAGAACACCATCTTACCCAAAGAACTTCAGGTACAATGCAGCATTTTCGACAAGGGAGATTTAAATGTCTCTTTAACACACAGATATGAGTACAGTCATGCAGATTTCCAGGGCGTTTGTCGATAGGAACCGTCCGAACAAAAGGCATTGTATTTTTCCCCCTGCAGGAGTTGGCGGATAAAGAAATCGCCGCATTCCCCCGAGACTCATGTCCTGTGAGAATCCGCAACAGGTGTGTGATGACATCCCGGCCGAGAGGAGTGAAGCGCAGATGGCGACTCAGCCGAATCGTCTTCCGTCACCTGGCGGACTACAGCCAGTTGTCTGGGATTCAGAGGGCGAGGTGGTGATTTAGGAGGACGGTGGGCAATGACCCACAGACTTTTGTTTTGGACATTTCTGTCACAAATGAATCACAACCCAAAAGTTAATTCAATAGCATCTTATCTGAATTCTGTGCAGCACAGCGCTTCAGCTGACTtgactttcaacgttttttggaCAGTACAGTATGTTCCCACCCCCCAAACAACCTCAAAAAAACATAGCAGCATATTTAAGGATAACATGTTCTTCACCTAACATTTTCAAATATGATTTAATAAATATTGTACGTATTTACATTATTCTTTGTGGTTTGTTTTTTCTCTCTTACCAGAATGTTCATTTTCATCCAAATATAGTGCATGTATAATGTGCTATGTTGTGTAGCCAGCAGGTGGCGGTGCAGCACTCGCATGCTTGATGACACACCGCGAACGAAAGAGAAAGCGGCGCTACGGATGTACAGTGCATGATTGAGCTGCATCGCCGACATCATCGCTGGACAAACACAACGAAACGTCAAATACGAAGAATAATGGATCCAACCGAGCAGGTACGTCACGTTTAATTTCATCAATTGAACAGTATTACTGCATGAGAATCATTTTCTTCTCCTAATGCAGCTAATCGTTGCAGAAATGATACAACTTCCCATGCTAGCTAACTAGTTGCTTACGATAAGACAAGACATTAAACTTGATGTTTTCATCGTGAATCCGCCTGATTTGTATTGCTGTCTTCTGTAATGTTCACATGTGCGAGTGTCCGTCCTCCTTTATGCTTCTTCTGCGAGCTAGTGAAAAGAGTACAAATATAAGCACCTTTGCCTATTCACCATGTTTCAGAATCagtatagtttttattgccattgtttgagaacgggttcacaaactaggaattttgggAGGGGGACTgtcaatgttttatttattgtgcTTGATTGAGACTCGCTTCCTCGTGCTAGTTGCTAGGTAGCTTGCTTGGAGTTTTCTAGaacattcttttattttattttataaaactttatttataagctgcaacatttacaaacaatcgagaaagaataataatcaaactaagtacaaaaacaatacaaatcagcgccagggggttgtaaactcaatgtTTTCTAGGAcattctagcccaggggtcggcaacccacggctctagagccgcatgtggctctttagcgccgtcccagtggctctctggagctttttcagaaatgtatgaaaaatggaaaaagatgaggggaaaacaatctattttttgttttaatatggtttctgtaggaggacaaacatgacacaaacctccctaattgttataaagcacactgtctatattaaacatgcttcactgattcgagtatttggcgagcgccgttttgtcctactaattttggtggtccttgaactc
Above is a window of Nerophis lumbriciformis linkage group LG35, RoL_Nlum_v2.1, whole genome shotgun sequence DNA encoding:
- the mrps14 gene encoding small ribosomal subunit protein uS14m yields the protein MAARLITQMGFGALYSSVCAPKQALRICWGAVEQVRGYYVDWKMLRDVKRRKMAFDYADERLRVNSLRKNTILPKELQELADKEIAAFPRDSCPVRIRNRCVMTSRPRGVKRRWRLSRIVFRHLADYSQLSGIQRARW